Proteins from a single region of Hordeum vulgare subsp. vulgare chromosome 6H, MorexV3_pseudomolecules_assembly, whole genome shotgun sequence:
- the LOC123402793 gene encoding uncharacterized protein LOC123402793 → MSGTVCSMCGDVGFQDKLFRCARCRCRFQHSYCTNYYGDAAPADAGAGVCDWCLSDDPLLKNRRPSAPPGVQHRGPATGMGCGKVKVTGGGEQEGGRRVAKAAVRRYKLLKDVLC, encoded by the exons ATGTCCGGCACCGTGTGCTCCATGTGCGGCGACGTCGGATTCCAGGACAAACTCTTCCGCTGCGCCCGTTGCCGCTGCCGCTTCCAGCACTC CTATTGCACCAACTACTACGGCGACGCGGCCCCGGCCGACGCGGGCGCCGGCGTGTGCGACTGGTGCCTCAGCGACGACCCCCTCCTGAAGAACAGGCGCCCTTCGGCCCCGCCGGGCGTCCAGCACCGCGGTCCTGCCACCGGGATGGGGTGCGGCAAAGTCAAGGTgaccggcggcggcgagcaggagggCGGCCGGAGAGTCGCCAAGGCGGCCGTCCGCAGGTACAAGCTCCTCAAGGACGTCCTGTGCTAG